In Eschrichtius robustus isolate mEscRob2 chromosome 2, mEscRob2.pri, whole genome shotgun sequence, a single window of DNA contains:
- the PCDHB1 gene encoding protocadherin beta-1: MAIARRKLLQSRQVGSLLLFLCLSVGGAAAIRYSVAEEMESGSFVANVAKDLGLEVGKLAARGARLVSEGNILHFRLHRKTGDLFVKEKLDRESLCGKADPCVLEFEIVLVEPLQSFRVEVRVFDINDNAPVFLNKEPLLKIPESTPLGSRFPLQSAQDLDVGLNGLQNYTLSTSEYFHLHTRFRSHGPKYAELVLDKPLDREEQPEVNLTITAVDGGSPPKSGTAHIRVEVLDVNDHVPQFSRLVYRAQVPENSANGSLVATVTATDLDEGSNKEITYSLAQNPEVILQTFQIDSETGEVRLKGSLDFEAIETYDIDIQATDGGGLSAHSKVLVEVVDVNDNPPEVTVSSVSSPLPEDSPLQTVVALFSIRDRDIRVGGKITCFLKEDLPFAVKPTFRNSYSLVTDRGMDREEVSGYNITLVAMDTGTPTLSSETVIEVLISDINDNPPVFQEDSYILTVPENNSPAVFIGKVHAEDLDLGENAQITYSLLPPKSGDLSVFAYISINSDNGKLYALRTMDYEAIQDFQFVVKATDGGFLSLSSQVTVRVVVLDDNDNCPMILYPLQNGTLPCNDLVPRSAEAGYLVTKVVAVDGDSGQNSWLSYHLFKATDPGLFSVQQKNGEIRTLRQISERDPTMQKLIILVQDHGQPALSTTASLNILLVDGFSEPYLQFRDPFKHPTRVNPSTKYLVISLAVLSFLFLLSVTVIFITHICQKIKYREKFTIQEHFCDDCNFSNNLVQGEASGSTSQPCPYEVSSATGTGNSEFWFLKRLMPNFPFPHGTGEVKTEAGSSLPPDSDRNRSWGSEGHAQVSDDYM; the protein is encoded by the coding sequence ATGGCGATTGCACGCAGAAAACTCTTGCAAAGCAGGCAAGTGGGCTCGCTTCTCCTTTTTCTGTGCTTATCTGTGGGGGGTGCGGCGGCCATCCGCTATTCGGTGGCAGAGGAGATGGAGAGTGGTTCGTTTGTAGCTAACGTGGCTAAGGACTTGGGGCTGGAGGTAGGGAAGCTGGCTGCGCGCGGGGCGCGGCTCGTTTCCGAGGGCAATATACTGCATTTCCGGCTGCACCGCAAGACAGGAGATCTGTTCGTGAAGGAGAAACTGGATCGGGAGTCACTTTGTGGCAAAGCCGATCCATGCGTTCTGGAGTTTGAAATAGTCCTGGTGGAGCCACTGCAGTCCTTTCGCGTGGAGGTCAGGGTATTTGATATCAATGACAATGCCCCGGTTTTCCTAAACAAGGAGCCTCTTTTAAAGATTCCGGAGAGCACCCCCCTGGGTTCACGGTTTCCTCTGCAGAGCGCGCAGGATCTGGACGTCGGCCTCAACGGTCTCCAAAACTACACCTTGAGCACCAGTGAGTATTTCCACCTGCACACCCGCTTCCGCAGCCATGGGCCCAAGTATGCCGAGCTAGTGCTGGATAAACCCCTGGACAGAGAGGAGCAGCCTGAAGTCAACCTGACAATTACAGCTGTGGACGGAGGGTCTCCGCCCAAGTCTGGCACTGCCCACATCCGCGTGGAGGTTCTGGATGTCAATGATCACGTGCCCCAATTCTCTCGACTGGTGTACCGCGCTCAGGTACCGGAAAACAGTGCCAATGGTTCTTTGGTGGCTACGGTGACTGCCACCGACCTAGACGAGGGCTCCAACAAGGAGATAACTTACTCTTTAGCGCAAAACCCAGAAGTAATTCTCCAGACGTTTCAGATTGACTCTGAAACTGGAGAGGTTCGACTAAAAGGGTCCCTAGATTTTGAAGCGATTGAAACATATGACATTGACATTCAAGCTACCGACGGAGGAGGCCTCTCTGCCCACAGCAAAGtcctggtggaggtggtggatgTTAATGACAATCCTCCTGAAGTTACAGTCTCCTCTGTGTCCAGCCCTCTCCCTGAGGACTCTCCACTACAGACGGTAGTGGCCCTTTTCTCTATCAGAGACCGGGACATTCGAGTGGGAGGAAAAATCACTTGCTTCCTCAAAGAAGACCTTCCCTTTGCAGTCAAACCTACATTCAGGAATTCCTACTCACTGGTCACTGACAGAGGCATGGATCGGGAGGAGGTCTCTGGCTATAATATCACCCTTGTTGCCATGGATACTGGAACACCCACCCTGTCCTCGGAGACTGTGATAGAGGTGCTAATATCTGACATTAATGACAATCCCCCAGTATTTCAGGAAGATTCCTACATCTTGACTGTTCCAGAAAACAACAGCCCTGCAGTTTTTATTGGCAAAGTCCATGCTGAGGATCTAGATTTGGGTGAGAATGCCCAAATAACATATTCTCTGCTGCCTCCAAAAAGTGGAGATCTATCAGTCTTTGCTTACATCTCCATAAATTCAGACAATGGGAAACTCTATGCACTGAGAACTATGGATTATGAAGCCATTCAAGATTTTCAGTTTGTGGTAAAGGCAACTGATGGGGGCTTCCTGTCACTGAGTAGCCAGGTTACTGTCAGAGTGGTTGTCCTGGATGACAATGATAACTGCCCAATGATCTTGTACCCACTGCAAAATGGCACCTTGCCCTGCAATGACCTGGTGCCTAGGTCTGCAGAGGCAGGCTACCTGGTGACTAAGGTGGTGGCTGTGGATGGTGACTCAGGTCAGAATTCCTGGCTTTCATATCATCTATTTAAGGCCACTGACCCTGGGTTATTCTCTGTTCAACAAAAAAATGGGGAAATCCGTACATTGCGGCAGATATCTGAGAGAGACCCCACGATGCAGAAACTGATCATTCTTGTTCAGGATCACGGCCAACCAGCTCTTTCTACTACTGCCTCACTTAATATCCTCCTGGTAGATGGCTTTTCTGAGCCCTATCTGCAGTTCCGGGATCCATTCAAGCATCCTACAAGGGTAAATCCATCCACTAAATATTTGGTCATTTCTCTGGCtgtgctttcctttctctttctcctctctgtcACAGTGATCTTCATTACACATATCTGCCAGAagattaaatacagagaaaagttCACAATTCAAGAGCATTTCTGTGATGACTGTAATTTCTCTAACAACCTGGTACAAGGAGAAGCCAGTGGATCCACATCCCAGCCTTGTCCCTATGAAGTGTCCTCAGCCACTGGCACTGGCAATAGTGAATTCTGGTTTCTTAAGCGCCTTATGCCcaacttccccttcccccatGGCACTGGAGAGGTAAAAACGGAGGCTGGCTCCAGTTTACCACCAGATTCTGATAGAAATAGGTCTTGGGGGTCAGAGGGCCATGCCCAAGTATCTGATGACTATATGTAG